The sequence below is a genomic window from Cryobacterium arcticum.
CGAGCAAGAGCAGATCAACCATGGCGTACCGCCAGTTGACTGACCAGGCAGTCGATGACCCGTTCCTGATCGGTGTCGGTCAGCTGGTGGTAGACGGGCAGGATGAGAGTGTTTTCGGTGAGCCAGTCGGTAACGCCGAGGTCGGCCGAGCCGGTGTCGCGGTTCCGATAAGCGGACTGCCGGTGGGCGGCCATGATGCCGGGCCTGGCCGAGATCCCGGCGTCGGCGAACTGCTTGAGTAGTTGGTTCCGCGAGCGAGGATAATCGGAGCCCACCTCGATCCAGAACGACTGGAAATTGCACGTGCCCCAGGCCGGGTCGGTGCTGGCACGAAGTCCCCTGACACCGGAGAGCGCGTCGATGTAGACGTCCGCGATCTCCCGGCGCCGGCGCACGATTTCGGGCAGGCGCCCAAGCTGCACGATGCCGACCGCGGCCTGTAGGTCGGTCATGCGGTAGTTGAAGCCGATCTCGGGGTATTCCTCGACCACCGGCAGAACGGAGGCGTGGCGATCGGTGGCGGACACACTCATGGAGTGCTCCCGCAGGCTGCGCGCCCGGGCGGCCCAGTCGGGTCGTGTGGTCGTGAGCATGCCGCCCTCGCCCGTAGTGAGGATCTTGCGCGGGTGGAAGGACCAGGCGGTCAGTTCTGCGCCCGCGCCAACCGGCCGGCCGCGGTAGGTGGACCCGGCGCCGCAGGCAGAGTCCTCGATCACGACGATCCCGCGGTCGTCACAGAGCGCCCTGATCGGATCGAGGTCGACGGGCACACCGCCCTGGTCGACCACGATGACGGCCCGGGTGCGGGGGGTCAGGGCAAGCCGGAGTGTCTCTGCGGTGACGTTACCAGTACGGGCGTCCACGTCGGCGAAAACCGTTCTGGCACCCACGTAGGACGGGGCGTTCGCCGTGGCGATGAAAGAGAACGACGGGAGCACGACGTCGTCACCAGCGCCGATTCCGGCCACGACCAGTGCCAGGTGCAGCGCCGTCGTGCAGTTGGAGGTGGCGACCGCATGCGGCGCTTCCATTGCCAGGGCGAACTGGGCTTCGAAGGCGGCCACCCTGGGGCCCTGTGCCACCCAGCCGGACTCGATGACCTCGGTGACCGCGGCGACTTCTTCCGCGCCCATCCACGGCTTCATCACGTTGATGCGCTCCATCAGGTCACCGCCCCGGTGAGCCAGTTGCGGTCGGCGACTCGGTCGAGCATCTCGGATCGGGTCTGCCGGTTGTTCGAGAACCAGTCGACGAGCTGGGCGACGCCGTCGTCGAATCCGACGCGCGGTTCGAACCCGGTGAGCGTTCGCATCCGGGTAGGGTCGCCGATGAGTCTGCGCACGTCGCCCGGCCGGGCTTCGACGTGTTCCGGTGTCAGGTCGGGCCGGCGGGCGGCCAGCGCGACGGCCGCGCACAGCTCGTTCATGGTGACCTCGGTTCCTGACCCGAGGTTGAGGGTTTGGCCGGCTGCGCCGGAGGCTTTGGCCAGCAGTGCCAATGCGTTGGCCGTGTCGGACACGTGCATGAAGTCCCGGGTCTGTTCGCCGTCACCGAAGATCAGCGGCCGGTGTCCGGCGAGCAATCTCACGATGGTGCGAGGCAGGACCTCACCGCTGTCACCCTCGAAGTGGCTGCGCGGCCCGTACGTGTTGAAGGGCCGCACGACGACCGTGTCCATGCCGTAGGTGCGATAAAACGCCCGGGCGTAGGCCTCTCCGGCGAGTTTCCCTCCCCCGTAGACGGTCTCCGGCCAAGTGGGGTGTTGTTCGTCCATCGGGGCATATTGGGCGGTGCCGAAAACCTCGCTGGTGCTGACGTAGATGAACCGGTCCACTACGTGCTCCCGCGCGCTGATCAGCATGTCGAGGCTGCCGCTCGCGTTGACGAGGTGGTTCTCCACCGGGTCGTGCAGGCTGTGGCGCACACCGAGGCAGGCCAGGTGGTAGACGATGTCGATGTCGGTGAGGGCGGCATCCCTGGCCGCACGGTCCCGTACATCACCGGTGATCAGGGAGACGGACGGGTTGTCGTCAAGATGGGCCAGGTTCTCCCGGGTGCCGTTGACCAGGTTGTCCAGCACCCGAACCTGCGCGGCCCCGCGGGCCAGGAGCGTGTCGACAAGGTGACTGCCGATGAACCCGGCGCCGCCGGTCACGAGGACTCGGCTGCCGCCCAGATCGGCGGCGGGGTTCTGCTCGTGACCGGTCACCGGCCGAACCGATCTGCCCCGGTGATCGTGTCGTTGTGTTCGTCGTCCGCTCGGATGAGGGCCCCCCGGTGTTTCGCTCATGAGTTACTCCTGCTTGTGTCGGTCATTGGACATCGTTGACGGCCGGCCTGTGCCCGCTACGGGGCGAAGACGACGTCGACGAAGTAATTGGAGGCGTTCCAGGAATACAGCGGGCGACCGCCCGCGGTGCCATAGAGGTAGCGTCCGTTGGTCGTCGCGGATGCGGTCAGGGGGCCGCTCGTTCGTGCCTGCGTGAAGTACGACGAGGTGTAGGAGTAGCGGCCGACCGGGGCGAAATACGAAACCGTGTATTCCTGGCCGGCGCTGATCGCCAGCGGGGTGCCGAGCTGCGCGGTCTGCCATCCGCTCGCCGTTTCACCCGTGAAGGTCACTGTGGCCAGACGCGCACCCGCAGATGACCAGATCGATCCGGTGTGGGTGCCGGTGTTGCCCTCGCCTTTGAAGAATCGGATCGCCCTGATCGATCCCGGTTGAGACGAGCTGAAGGTCATGCCCAGCTCCACAGCGGACGGGTCGTCGGTGGCGGCGAGCACCGTCGGCGTGGCCGAGGCGACCAGGCTGTATGTCGTGGACCCGGCCGCGGCCCTGGTCCGGAAGCTCCAGGACTTGGTCGCCAGGGCGGCGCCCGTCGTGGACGTCACCCCGCTCAGTGTCGCCGTGAGCGAGACGTCGTTCGGGAGCGGCTGCGTCGGCGTGAAGGTGACGGTCTTCCCATCCGCCGAGAGGCTCGTGGTGCCGGCCACTGCCGTTGTCCCCGCCGCGACGCTCAGGGCGTACCCGGGTGAAATGGCGGTCGAGAGCACGGCCGCGACCTTCGCAGCCGGGTCAACATCGACAGTCCCGTCTGGTGGGCTCAGGCTGGTCACAGTGATCGGTGCCGCGGTGTTCGTGAAGACCACGTCGACGAGGTAGCTGGCACCGGACTGGGCGCTGGGGAATCCGGACGAGTAGGTGTACGCGCCGGCGCTGGTGCCGGCCGTGAGCGGCCCGCGGGTCACCCCCGTGCCACTGAATTCACCCAGGGTGGCAGAGTATGTTCCGGTCGGACTGACGTACGAAGCGACGTAGGTGGTCCCCGCCGTGATCGCGACCGGCGTGGTGAAGGTCACCGTCTGCCAGCCCGAAGCGGTCTCTCCGCTGAAAGTCGCCGTGGCCAACTGGGTTCCGCCGGAGGTCCACAATGTCCCCGTGTGGGTTCCTGTGTTGCCCGCGCTCTTGTAAAAGCGGATGCCGGAGATGGTCCCGGCGGACGAGCTCGAGAAGCGCACCCCGAGAGTGACCAGGGTCCGGTCGGACACCTGCAGGATCGTCGGGGTTGTGGCATCCGTGTAGAGACCGCACGGGCACAGACCGTCGACGGGCGGCGGTCGCACCGTGGTGAACGACCAGGTGCCGCCGGTGGTGAGCGCACCTCCACCAACTGATGCGGTGGCTGACAACGTCACCGCATAGGTGACGAACCCGCTGAGAGCCGTCGCCGGGGTGAAGGTGGCTGTGCGGGTGGTCGCGTTGTACGAGACGCTGCCGCTTACCGCCGCACCGAGCTGGTCCTTCACCGAGAAGGCCACGGAGGCCGGCGTCACGTCACGGGAGAGCACGGCGCTGATCGTGGTGTCTACCGCCACGCTCGTCGCTCCGGGAAGCGGCCACTGGTTGGTGGCGGCCAGGCCGGAGGTGTCTGAGGCGGTGAACACGGCATCCACGAAGTAGTTGCCCTGCTGGTAACTGCTGCTGGGGAACTCGCCGATGGTGGTGTTATAGACCCCAGGGGGTGCTGCACCGAATCCGCCAGCAACCGTGAGTGGGGCCGCCGGGTTGCCACGGTATGCCCAATATTCGTTCGTTGCCGCGTAATGCCCGGCCGGTGCAGAGTAAGAGACCACGTAGGTTGCGCCTGCGGTAACCGCGACGGGCGTGGCGAAAGTGGCAGTCTGCCAACCGGAGGCGCTTTCGTTGGAGAACACGACCGTGGCCAGGCGTGCGCCAGCGGCGCTCCACAACGACCCGTTGTGAGTACCAGTGTTGGCCACGCTCTTGAAGAACCTCACCCCGGAGATGAAGCCGCTCTGGCTGGGCGTCACGCGCAGGCCGAGTTCGACACTAGAGCCGTCCCCAGCGTCAGGCGTCGCCGGAGTCTGCTGCCCGAAGACCGAGTATGGGCCTGTGCTGGCCACGGCGCG
It includes:
- a CDS encoding DUF4082 domain-containing protein, giving the protein MRTHSAIQPSMSSRLRAMLLALLMVCGLLVAVPAPAQAATGCAAAVNPVTCENALTGTNPSVWDIEGSGDPSIQGFSTDISVNVGGTMGFKIDTNARAYSIAIYRTGWYQGLGARKIGNVTPSATLPQSQPACLSDVSTELYDCGAWALSASWTVPSDAVSGVYFALLTRADTGGQSHITFVVRNEASRSAVLFQTSDPTWQAYNTYGGSDFYQGAANGRAYKISYNRPVATRDGIGGRDFYFSNEYPMVRFLERNGYDVSYFSGVDTDRYGAALKNHKVFLSVGHDEYWSTGQRANVEAARDAGVNLQFLSGNEVYWHTRYEAATVGTQTAYRTLVSYKETWSNDKIDPSSEWTGTWRDPRFASQANGAGRPENQLTGTLFQSNFSDLPVTVSATEGKYRLWRNTGLANIASGSTAVLAPHTVGYESDEDLDNGFRPAGLITLSTTTGAVPEYLQDFGTVVTPGTTTHHLTLYKAPSGALVFSAGSVQWTWGLDQTHDGDGAPADVRMQQAQVNLLADMGAQPGTLASGLVAATASTDTAAPTSTITSPAAGSSAANGSSVTVTGTAADTGGGSVAVVEVSTDGGTSWHRATGTTAWTYSYIQQGVGAASIRVRAVDDSANYPATPLVRAVASTGPYSVFGQQTPATPDAGDGSSVELGLRVTPSQSGFISGVRFFKSVANTGTHNGSLWSAAGARLATVVFSNESASGWQTATFATPVAVTAGATYVVSYSAPAGHYAATNEYWAYRGNPAAPLTVAGGFGAAPPGVYNTTIGEFPSSSYQQGNYFVDAVFTASDTSGLAATNQWPLPGATSVAVDTTISAVLSRDVTPASVAFSVKDQLGAAVSGSVSYNATTRTATFTPATALSGFVTYAVTLSATASVGGGALTTGGTWSFTTVRPPPVDGLCPCGLYTDATTPTILQVSDRTLVTLGVRFSSSSAGTISGIRFYKSAGNTGTHTGTLWTSGGTQLATATFSGETASGWQTVTFTTPVAITAGTTYVASYVSPTGTYSATLGEFSGTGVTRGPLTAGTSAGAYTYSSGFPSAQSGASYLVDVVFTNTAAPITVTSLSPPDGTVDVDPAAKVAAVLSTAISPGYALSVAAGTTAVAGTTSLSADGKTVTFTPTQPLPNDVSLTATLSGVTSTTGAALATKSWSFRTRAAAGSTTYSLVASATPTVLAATDDPSAVELGMTFSSSQPGSIRAIRFFKGEGNTGTHTGSIWSSAGARLATVTFTGETASGWQTAQLGTPLAISAGQEYTVSYFAPVGRYSYTSSYFTQARTSGPLTASATTNGRYLYGTAGGRPLYSWNASNYFVDVVFAP
- a CDS encoding DegT/DnrJ/EryC1/StrS family aminotransferase, with translation MERINVMKPWMGAEEVAAVTEVIESGWVAQGPRVAAFEAQFALAMEAPHAVATSNCTTALHLALVVAGIGAGDDVVLPSFSFIATANAPSYVGARTVFADVDARTGNVTAETLRLALTPRTRAVIVVDQGGVPVDLDPIRALCDDRGIVVIEDSACGAGSTYRGRPVGAGAELTAWSFHPRKILTTGEGGMLTTTRPDWAARARSLREHSMSVSATDRHASVLPVVEEYPEIGFNYRMTDLQAAVGIVQLGRLPEIVRRRREIADVYIDALSGVRGLRASTDPAWGTCNFQSFWIEVGSDYPRSRNQLLKQFADAGISARPGIMAAHRQSAYRNRDTGSADLGVTDWLTENTLILPVYHQLTDTDQERVIDCLVSQLAVRHG
- a CDS encoding dTDP-glucose 4,6-dehydratase yields the protein MTGHEQNPAADLGGSRVLVTGGAGFIGSHLVDTLLARGAAQVRVLDNLVNGTRENLAHLDDNPSVSLITGDVRDRAARDAALTDIDIVYHLACLGVRHSLHDPVENHLVNASGSLDMLISAREHVVDRFIYVSTSEVFGTAQYAPMDEQHPTWPETVYGGGKLAGEAYARAFYRTYGMDTVVVRPFNTYGPRSHFEGDSGEVLPRTIVRLLAGHRPLIFGDGEQTRDFMHVSDTANALALLAKASGAAGQTLNLGSGTEVTMNELCAAVALAARRPDLTPEHVEARPGDVRRLIGDPTRMRTLTGFEPRVGFDDGVAQLVDWFSNNRQTRSEMLDRVADRNWLTGAVT